The genomic stretch ATCGTTAATTGCCTCAATTACCCCCCAAAGCATCTCCAAATTTATCGGACCTAAGATTCTCCAAAtgccaaattttcatttttcattttattttttcttttattatgaaTTCTCCTCTACCTTTGGACCCCCTATAAATACCAAGCCCCACTTCCCCAACTTTGTCGCAAGGCCCAAACCCCATTGACATTCATCCCTCCGTCCCTGGACACCTCCGTCCCtgtctcgctcgctcgctcgctccaaTGGCCCTTCGGAAAGCTCTAGCGAAGCGGCTCTTCGATTCTCCCAGATCatcgtcggcggcggcggctctaCCCTCACTCCAAGCCATACTACCTCCCCCTCCGAATGGCGCCACCGCCTCCTTCCACCGCGAGTACCTCACGTCGCCGAAGGCCGCCGAGAAAGGCCTCTTCCGGCGCTTCCTCCAGCGGCGCGCGATCAACCAGGCCGCCGGGGCGAGGCTGCCGGAGTTCCTCTCCCTCCCGGTAGGGGACAAGCTCCGGGAAAAGCTCCGGAGCCTCAACGGCCTCGGCGGAGGGGATCGCCTCCAGCTAGGCGGGCTCTCGCCACCGGTCGCCGGAGATCCCTTGGCCGGAGTGACGATCGGGGACGCGAGGAAGCTGCTGAGGCTGTCGCGGGCGGAGACGATCAAGGCGAAGCTGAGGGAGATCGACGCGCGCTCGATCTCGTACGACGAGTTCGTGAGGATCTGCGACCAGGCGTGCGGAGGGGGTGAGGCAGAAGGTGCCGAGTTCGCCAAGGCGTTGGACGAGTCCGGAAACGTCATCGTTCTCGGCAATGTCGTGTTTCTCAGGCCTGAGCAGGTACACATCATTCCTTTTCCCATTTCCCTTACGTCAATCATGAACAAATTCAGAACATTACGAAACAAGGAAGAATTCAAAGGAGCGATCCAGTACCCTCAATGTTAAATCCTTTCATACGTATGCTTTATGAGCACAATTACCATCAATGGCCACCCTCATTGCCATCTCGGGCTTCTGGAATGAGAAATCCATTAATGGCGAATTCGTCCTTAATTGGTATATAATTCATTGAGAAGACAGAGAGATGAGAGATTGAGATTATTTCCATTCTCGCAGGTAATCTTAACAAGTTGCATCTGACTCACTAATTGCAGGTGGCTAAGTCAGTGGAGTCGCTAATCTACCAATCCATAGCCAGGCCCAACGACCCGAGACGAAGAGAGCTGGAGCAGATGGAGAGGCACAAGGCCCTAATCGATGATAAGGCCCGGGCCCAGGTGAAGGGCGAGCTCTACTGTGGGCTGGGCTTTTTGGTGGCCCAAACGCTCGGGCTCATGAGGCTCACGTTCTGGGAGCTGACCTGGGACGTGATGGAGCCCATTTGCTTCTTCCTCACCAACCTCCACGTCACCCTCGCTTACGGCTTCTTCCTCCGGACCTCCCGGGAGCCGACCTTCGAAGGGTACTTCCAGCGTCGTTTCAAGACCAAGCAGCAAAAGCTCATGAAGATCCACAACTTCGATGCCGACCGGTACCGGGAGCTCTGCCGAGCTTTTTACCCGGAGGAGTCCCGGTCATCGCAGGAAAGGGCATGAGAGCTTTGCGAGAATTTTCTCAGCTCCCGAGAACGGCAAACGGAACTAACCATCTGAGGCTAATTTAATAAGGTCACCGTGACTgtaaaagaagagagagttaAGACATGAGTAAGTAGTTTTTCTCGGCTAGGGATGGGTCCATTTTTCTTGGAGTTCATCTAATTGAAGGTTCGAGGGGAACACTGCCGACGACGACCGTTACGAATATGGAGTTTACGTCAGTTTTCACAACTTTTCGAGTGCGACCTGAGTAATTCTCATGGGGAATTTGCCGCCGACGCTTTGGAGAACAAGCGATTGGGGTCAACTTAGAAGAACACGGCTCTCTACAGCAGACTTTCTTGCATCGTAGAGAtgtttctcttcattttgtACATAAGAAACTGTCCGAGCAGATATTTCGCGACAGGAGTGAAGGTTCTTGCCCCGGCAACGTTGTCTGAATTTATGATGATGTTATTCTAGCCAGTCATGTCATGTATCTAAGAGGTCAGACGATTGGGCAGTGAAGATGTACAGGGAGCTTCATGCAAgaaccatgaaaaaaaaaaggcgctgAGAAAGATGCAGTAAGTTCACAAATAAAAGTGGCGTTTGCCTTTGTACGACGAGGATGACTCTCCTATACTTTGTTTAATTTTAGCGGCCGAACTTTTAGCTAAGTTAAAAATATTTCAGGGAGATGAGGCAATGGTTCATTAAAAATTCtgggccacaaaaaataaaaaataaataataaataattattatggAGCCCATTCTTTCAAGAATAGTCGCCCAAACAGCAAAacccaaatgattttttttgttagaaaaccCAAATGATTATATAGTAGTCTTTAATGTACTGTCAAATAATTCGCATCTTAttctggaagaagaaaaatttaaaaattattgtgagatCCCtcttaagaatttgtggctcacacGATATGTTCCTATTCTCGTAGTGGCCCCCAAACACTATTACCCTAGTAATTTCTTTTTGGATCTTAACGCATACATATCATTATAGCAATTCTTACTTGCTCATCGTCAACTGACCGAGCTGTCCAGCGTcaaagaaaatctaataaaCAAGTAACGAGGAGtcgttcttgtttttgctccaattgGAATAGAAGCGGGTTGGTGGAACCAACTTATCAACTCGGTCCAACGCGAATCCACGTTACCGAGTTGGGCCGAACTAGGCCACGGTCCTATGAACAAGTGCTTCCTTTTCTTAGGCGGCGGCCTGCATCCAGGGCCCATTTCTTCCCCGTGGATTTGGAGCTGAAGATGCCGACAGATAGAATAGAAACGTGTTGCTGCAGCAGCAgctcattttttgggaaatgcTGCAGATTTTGGAACCACCCATTTGCATCTCCTTGTCCAGCTGCTGTGCTCTCTGTTTTCCCCCCTCCGTCTATACGTTGTCCTAGAGAAAAAATACAAGTAGTTCTGCAAACAAATGCCGACTGCAACGTAATCTCTCCCAAAACAGAGTCCTCTTGATTTGATGCCATAAACATAATTTTTGGTCCGTGGCTCCTCGCCCTTTAATGTCTTTTCTTTGCTGAAAGGAGCAACGTACAAGATAGGGTAAATCATCAATAATTGATTAGTCGAGGTGACCAATGAGCCATATGCATAGTTAAGTATGAGAAAGGTGTGAGCATAATTCTAGATTAGAATTAGGAACCGGAGAACAAGCCCGGTTCCAGGTTATGATGGGATTCGGTCCAATTCCTAGGTCCATAATTATCGGAACCTGTACTCGATTCCCGATTCTAAGCTAGGAACCGGACCGGCAGCCGGGCCACCTAAGTAACTCTAAAATAGAAATTGCCATATATTATATGGTGTTGGTGAGTTGTCCAGCCCCGAGCAACTCCATGGCCAGGCACGTCAGATGTTCCGGCGCGCATGCGGTCATGCTCGAGAACATGCAGCCCTCGCTCACCAGTCCACGCTCAAGATATAATGCtagattgaagaagaagaatgcgGCTCTGCATATTCACCCAGATTTTCGACTGCTGCTCTGCATCTTCTGTTTCCTTTTGGCGATTTCTTTCCATAATTTACTAGAATTAGATCAGATTTTTAAGGATATTCAAATCGCCGTGCCCCAAAAGTAAATCCGGAGTTTGAACGGCCAGTGAAATTTAATGTACAAGATTTACTAGCTGTTATTCCTAATCAATCGGGTACCTAACCATAGCTTTTATGTCGAGATCATGCATCCTGGACCAAGAAATGGCAGGCCAGAAAGTTTGAAAGAGGAGTTGCCAAAAGAGAGAGATTCAAACAGAGAGGCTTGGAGGACTGTCCAACGCTTTCACGTTATTCTGTCGTTGACCACATAATCTTGTCTTGGCCAATCTGCCCTTTTGACGCGCAACTCCCTCACAAAATCAAACCGACTAAAATAAAACCAGAGTTCTCGTTGCAGTTTGTTAGAATACATTTAAGGAATGATAATGGGACAAAACAGGCAAAACTGAAAAATCTCATCTTCCTCGTGAAATCATCATGCGACGTCGTTAATTTACAGCTTCGCTCTCtgaccaaaaattgaaaaaaaaaaaaaaaatttacagctTCGCTCCGAACAAAACAAGACacggggaaaagggaaaaaaaaaaaaaaattgggacatCCCCGTTTGTTCTGCACAAGATAACAATGgagagaacaaaagaaattCCTATGAAAAACTAATTGAAAAACCAAGAATTTAGAACGCCCAAATGGCCAAGGCAGTTACCAGATGCGCCCAAAAGATGAGATCGGAGAGATCAGAACCAATCAATGATCTTTCTCTGTCGAAATCTTCGTCTCCGAGACAGGAGAACCCGCGTGCGCCGCCGCCGACGACCCGTCCTCTTGCTCCGGCACCGCACCGACCTTCCGGTAATTCAGCTGCACCTTCACGTAGAACTTCAACACCAAGAGCAGGATGGCGCCATTGAGCACCGAATTGAACACCCAAGCTCCGATCCCATTGCACCCGCCTTTCAAGAAATGCAGGAACAGGACGGCGAAATGGCAAATCAGGGTGTAGCCCAGCAACACCACCTGGCAGTTCACGACGAACGGGAACCTCGCGCCGGGGAGGCCGATCGCTGTCCAGAACCGGTAGCCGTAGACGACGGCGTAGAGGAGGGTGGTGGAGAGGATGGCGAGGACCTGGAAGGACTGCGAGAACTCGAGCCAGAGGAAGGACATGCAGAGCAGGATGGACTGGTTGAAGAGCTGGAAGAAGGTgagccggcggcggcggaggacggTGAGGAAGGtgcggaggaggtggaggaagcGGGAGAGGTAGAAGGCGTAGGACCAGAAGAAGACGCGGCCCGAGGGGCGGGTGCCGAGGGGGAAGCAGAGGAGCCACTGGATTGGGGTGGTGCGGGAGCGCCGCCACAGCCACCGGGTGTCGCGGATCTCGGCGGAGGCGGAGAGGAGCATGCCGGCGAAGACGAcagcggaggcggcggcgacggcgaggcTGTGGAGGGCGGGGAGGGGCCCGAGGGGGACGGGGCGGCGCctggggaggaggaggaggaggaggaggaggaggaggaaggcggCGGCGACGTAGGCTGCGACGGCGGCCAGGAGGAAGGACCAGGTGGAGCCCCAGAGGTGGTGGCTCCACCGGAAGTTGACGATGGAAGGGTGTTCGGACAGGTAGTACCTCAGGGTCCGCGACATTCGCAGCTGGATGCCCATTTTCTCATCTGCAGGAAAATCTGCGAGTCGAGAGCGGGCGATGGAATTGGGAAGACAGTTGAGAAATCGCTGTAACTTTGAGATGGAAACAGAGGAAGGTCAGCGACTTTATAAAGGCCGGAAAGACCTTTCATTGTACGCggtggagaaagagagagagagagagagagagagagagagagagagtcaaagaCTGATGAAGAGTCAACTCCACTCTGGTCTTCCCTTTCTTCGTTCCAACgcacatcaattttttttttaatttttttttttggttcttttgcttttcttttttatgccaTCTTGATTTGAGAATACTCAAAAAATTCTTCTTGGCCACCCGAATATGCGATGGGCAAGGGAACAGATATATTTTCCCAATTTAGAAAATGGGgaataaaatgaacaaaaaaaattgaaaacaggGCACTTTCATACTATATCTTTGTAATTAAGTATATAAACGATGTAGTAACACGTGATGGATCAATTCTAGGTCACTCATCGAACGATATGCTGTACGATTGCCTTGGTCTATCGTTAATTGTAGTATGAAAAAATATACCCCGGCTAAGAGAAGACTGTCTTATAACTcctcaaaattcccaaaaaaattaggatattcGATGAAATCATTTCATCTTGCCAACTAATTTTAACTTGTAAAGGGTTTGATTGATTGAAATATTCATTGAGTAATTTGATTGAAAGTAATTTAATAGCAATTACGATGTTACCAAATTATGTTGCTAAACCTACCCGCTCTAttggtgattattttttttattaaaaatgccacAATATATACCACAATGCATTTTTAGCTATTTAtccaaagatttttctttccatttttaaaGTACTCGCGGGTTAGGATTTCTTAACTCATAAACAAGCTCCAAATAAAATACATTAAACAAACATAATCCACTTgtttcacacacacacatgtataATATCTTATGATCTACATATATACATTAAACAAACATAATCTACTTGTttacacatacatacatacatacatacatataataTCTTATGATCTACATCACTCTTACAAACTCTATTACAAATAGTACCAATATCCTTTAACATCATAATTAAGATACCAACGTACCCACCCTCCAATCCCTTTATcatatgtatttatttattagTTTATTATCTCTTTCACTTGACCTCAGGAATGAACATGACTTGGTATATAAAGGTGAGGCTGAGAAAATTCACCGATTTAATTAACagggggaaaaaagataaaacaagAAAGGGCAATGACATCTTTTCGACCATAAAAATTTGCGAGgactatattaaaattaagCTACTCCATATTGGTGAAAAAAATCAACAACCATTCATAAACTATCTTGGTCGGGCGAATCTGGTAGAAATGTCCAAAAAGAACAGAGACTCGTGTAGCAATAAAGTATTTGGCATGTTAACGTATGATGTGGTCATATGAGGTGATGGACCAGGTAAACTAGGTGGCGGCTCTTCCACAGTTGACATAATCATCTCTAAAGGTTACTTTAATCAAAGGAAAACGGAATCACGTAAAGGATTACGGACATGTGAGTACGACATTCATAGACATAACTTGGCTAGGGTTTGTTGTAAATTAAGCAGCTCGATTTGTTACCATTGACACACTTACAAAGGACGGCTGCGATTTAGATGTTACATAGCAATCAATGATCGATACGATACATTCAATTGATGCATTTAGGACCGTAGGCAGTTGCGATTCGGTTGTAGTCACAATCCAATGAGGTGTTGAGGTACCTTAAATTCGTCATTATCGCTTGCAATTTTCGTGTTCGAGTTTGATGTTATCTTCGATAGGTTTTGGTGCAGAAGGCTGCTAACATCACTTGTTAGGTAATAGACATAAGCGAACACGGCAATCGCCAATGTAATTACTTCTTTGGCATGATGCATTCACGATTAACgttttgaaaatcaagtttttttttttttttacaagtgattatggatctctcattttttgtaaCTTGTATCAAATACTtatttaattatgaaaataatcTTATGGAGTGTTAGTTTCgcgaaaaatttcatgataaagaaaaacattgttcgagaaaatgttttctttcttaagGTTAGgacattcatttttctaattttatacaCGTATATTTCTTTCAGTGTGATTGTTTTTCATTGACCGATCATTTTTAGCAAACCAAACACTTGAAAGTCCAGAAAAGTAATTTGCAAGAAATTCTTTCACTGAAATAAACACACCCCGAGGCAAATGTTTtctgggaaatcatttttcaagaatgtGTTTATGCCTTTTCAGATtataaatcattttcttaactttagaaagcatgcatattttctttgaccgtaAATTGTTTTCCGTCAACCGAACATTTTCGACAAACCAAAGCGtgaaaatccagaaaatcaaTTCGCTTaaaattctttcactcaaacaaacacaaccTTAATTTGATTATAGAAAAACTAAAGTCTTGCTTCCGCGAGAGGAGAACCTCTTCTCTAATCCTCCAATAACATATACTATGCATGACATTGACAAAGAGTCTAGAACCCTAATGCTTTCCTACTTCCTCATCAAGCAAGTCTTCTCTATTTGCGGCtccctaaaagaagaaaagatggagtTCCACCAAATGAAGAGACACCGCCATATTTTCTAGAAGCATTCCCCACCGTGACAAAAGACGGCAAGGGCAAACACACGCGGCCTAAAGAATCTTTGAAGAGTTCTTGGGAAACAACTTCGATGGTTCCCAAAAACACTTCCTTTCTCCAACCAATACGACGATTTTGTGCACGGCGTGACTCGAAATTTGTCCTTTAGGGGGTCAAAAATGCCGTTAGTTTTACGGTTAAGGAGAAGGGGCTGGACCCCAAGTGACATACTCGGCTATGATGTTGATCCATGATCTCGATCTGGCTTCTAGAAAATCGGTCCCCTCTAGGACGAACGCTACGCATATTGTAATAGGCTCACAGATTTGAAATGCGGTATGTTCTGTTTGGATCCATGATCTCGATCTCGATTTACTGAACTAGGTGGAAGACCCCAAGTGACATCCTCGGTCTAGAGTTGGATCCATGATCTCGATTTGCCTTCTAGAGAATCGACTCTAAAAGGAAGCCTGCCTATGCAATAGAACCTTAGGAAGTGTTAACGAAAGTGATATATCGCTCTCCTCTAAACTAATCGTATAAGAGAAACGCTACGTATATATACCAGATCCAAAAAATGGGTACACGAGATGTGATGTGTGGCCGACTGCCATTTGGTCTTGAAGATATTCCAATCGTGTAGATGTCTACTCACGGTTCTATTACATCATTTAACAAAGAACTTGAAGAATTGAGCGATGCCGGATATTTTTGTATCAATCTACCGAACAACTTTATTAAGTTCACGTATTGCTTATTTGCAGTTTTAATCCCTAAATACTATGCCTTTTTTATTCCATCATGATGAATCGCAGAGGGTCAAATTTATTTCGTCTTCGGAATCTTGGATGGTTTTGCATCACACGTGGTTCTTGAAACCCTAAGAAGAAGGGGTGTTCATTCGCTTTTTTCCCTACGGTTTCTTTCTTCTAGAAGCGAATATAATCCGTTCCACTGCATTTCCCTCAGACCTCACCTGGCTTTATTCTTCGGTTTGTCTTGTTCTGCAAGGCTCTCTTAGGTTTGACTAATACAATGCTCCAAAGGGTGTCCCTCTTATTCAAGAGTTCACATATTGTCTCCAACCTCATAACCAATATATATCTAACGGGATTCAAATGCAATTTGTTGCTTTAATACACTCATGATCTTTAAACGGACTTGCTTAtacattttttgtaaattttcatatatttttcaggaaaatactcctcaaatcatttattttcgcGAGTTAAAGTTTAGGAGGGGGATTAATGAATAGTCAAAACCGATGGATGATCCGATTTTTGATAAGTCGATCTATCATCTCCAAGATCCTAGGCTTCAACAAATCTGCTTTTATGGACGACATTGGTGCCGGCTCTTACGTTGCAATTAAAACTCGAAAGCATTTAAGAAACGGAAAGTATCGTAAAAGGTGGACAGAGGGCGATGGTGCTGCGGCGAGCCGCCGGCGCATAGAGGTAGCGACAGGCCGGGCGGGCTGTGCGTTGTGACAGGCCTTTtgtttctgaaaatattttgaccTAAAGGGCCAAGGCCCACTTTTAATATTTTGGGCCTAAAGGGCCATGAGGCCCAAAATTCAGTAACCGTGGCTGATCTtgaatttttagacaaattgGAGTAAGACGCCGGAATCGTCAATAAAAGGTTTTAGAATCTCCTTTCTTGATTTGAAATCGTGACAAGCGTCAACAAGCCCGAGCCCATGCCTTATTGGTCACGCTATTACAATtactcgtcttcttccttacaCCAAGATgactgtcttttttttcttttttttgttcaggaAAATTGTCGTGCTTTTCaaatacgattttttttttttgtcttttactaaAATTATCATATTGGCCAAATCCgagttgaaggaaaaaaaaaattttttttttttttggtcaaacataAAGATTTTGGCAGTATAACCCATTGCTTGGGTAATCCAATTTCTAAGATGAGCTAAACAAAACCTTTTTCTCCACTGGAAACCAGTCTTTCCGGAGGCCGAGTGGTCCCTGAATTCCAAACGTCTCCGCTCGCACATGGAGTTGcttctttgctctctttttgttttttttctcgaGGTACGTCCTTTTCCTCTTCGGCGATTCATAGCTTGTGCCTGTTTCGGGAAGATGACCATTGATTCGACagccatcttttctttttcttcgaagCTGTGTCGCTTTCGATGTTGCCGTGTTCGCGATGCGACTGGTGCCCTCTTCAACGAGTGACTTGTTGGTTCGGTACTGCAATTGAGGTGTACCGATCAGCGATCTATTAATTAGAAATCGCGCTTTTTCTGTCGATTTTACTACAAATTTCACACATGCCTCCAACAATGTCGGTGTGGTCTGCCTTTACTTACTAAACGGTTCGGTGGGCTTCGAAGCGTACGCCTAAAGGACACCTTCAATTTTCCTACGACCTTATCTAGATCCTCGGCCAACCAGATACTTGTGCCCCGGAAGTTCGCTCAAccgagtttttatttttatacttcATCGTCGTTCTTATTTCctttaaaacaagaaaagagtgCCGCCTTATACTCTGCATATCCATCGATTTAAAAACCCGAAATCATTCCAAAATAAGAATATGTGTAGCATCCGTTGATACAAATTCCTATTACTGGATCAACAACCtagtaattttttcttatgGTTGATTGTGACACTCTAGCTAAACCTGTCAAAACGAGCGTTAAACTCATTTGTTAACCCAAATTTATTCAACTACTCATACATGGGCCACCTCAAATTTTAAGGGACTACTCACAATAAGTTCTACAATGAAAAGCCCAAATTTATTGGTTTAAATTGGTTCTCACAATGTACCAATTTCCAACTCACTTAATAAACACAGCTCagactctcttctctctcttcctcttcgctcGCCATCTTCTCTTCCTCCAACCTAGCCCTAAATGCTTCCAGCTTCCGCCCAGCCTCTTGCTCGACACTTTCGAGCCCTTCGATTCGCTTCACCAACTTGGCAATCTTGGCGATCTCATAGCAGGTCGTGGCTCGAGCATCGGGATGAGGGACGACTTGAAAAGATGCACGAGAAGACTTGGGGGTTTAGATCCGATTGGATTAGATATGGACCAAATaaattattcataaaataaacggGCAAGTGTGGATTGTGAATTTGAGTCCCTGACCTGGCCCAATTTACTCATTTGCCACCTCTAACTCTAACATGCAAAAGGAGAGTGAATTGCACCTAAGGTCGATGGTGACAATATCCAGTTTAGAAGTTTCTTGGCAACTACGAGGAGAGCGTTCCTCAAAAGTCAATCAATTGCAAACAGCCAATTGAAAGTCACCCTCGAGACTCGAATTAATGCTTAAACAATCTTTCAATCTCTTTCTTCAGCGCTGAAACTTTGACCCTCTCGCCCAAGTTTTCCGTATGGTACGAACTTGCGTCGGCACGTACTCTCAGTTCACTTCTACCACAAATAGGATAGGAGGGAGGGCAAGGACATGGCATTGTCGTCATGCTCACGGCGACATAAAGAAGGACAACGTGCGCTTCATTTATGGAACCTTCATGTCCCACGCGCATTACGGTTCGTGGGTCAGGTGTCGGTGACCCCCGGAATCTGTCAAAATCTCCCATGGATTTTGACATCATTTCATCATGTTAGATCTATTTAGCTGGACGTGTAGATGCAATTGATAAAAGATCAAACAGATAGCTGCGATTCTTTCTCGAGAATGATTTCGTTTTTTTCATTTAGCCACgtcattttgttgaggagaatATGAAGCCGTCAAAAAACACTAAATGCCATGACTCTCATAGAATTTATTGAATTTGGTTGAAGAGAATTCTGCGCTGCGATAAGTCCTCAAAGCTTTGATAAAATGGTCACTCTCCTTTTCAATTAAGTGCttgaattgttcaaaagtaCTGGACAATTTtgtgttttccttcaaaaaataCACCAAAGTGTATTAGTACAATCATCGataaatataacaaaatatcGATGATTACCGTATGACCGAGGAGTGATTGGGCCGCACACATTAGAATGAATCAACTCAATTGGCTTCTTTGCTGGCTAAATCACATTCAAGAAGAAAGCCCCAAAAgccaatataaaaaaaaaaaaaaaaagaagagagatctGGAAGTTTGCCCAGAAAGTCATGGGAACCAATGATGTGAGAGTCTATGCATGGCT from Rhodamnia argentea isolate NSW1041297 chromosome 2, ASM2092103v1, whole genome shotgun sequence encodes the following:
- the LOC115751630 gene encoding calcium uniporter protein 4, mitochondrial-like; the protein is MALRKALAKRLFDSPRSSSAAAALPSLQAILPPPPNGATASFHREYLTSPKAAEKGLFRRFLQRRAINQAAGARLPEFLSLPVGDKLREKLRSLNGLGGGDRLQLGGLSPPVAGDPLAGVTIGDARKLLRLSRAETIKAKLREIDARSISYDEFVRICDQACGGGEAEGAEFAKALDESGNVIVLGNVVFLRPEQVAKSVESLIYQSIARPNDPRRRELEQMERHKALIDDKARAQVKGELYCGLGFLVAQTLGLMRLTFWELTWDVMEPICFFLTNLHVTLAYGFFLRTSREPTFEGYFQRRFKTKQQKLMKIHNFDADRYRELCRAFYPEESRSSQERA
- the LOC115751628 gene encoding elongation of fatty acids protein 3-like, translated to MGIQLRMSRTLRYYLSEHPSIVNFRWSHHLWGSTWSFLLAAVAAYVAAAFLLLLLLLLLLPRRRPVPLGPLPALHSLAVAAASAVVFAGMLLSASAEIRDTRWLWRRSRTTPIQWLLCFPLGTRPSGRVFFWSYAFYLSRFLHLLRTFLTVLRRRRLTFFQLFNQSILLCMSFLWLEFSQSFQVLAILSTTLLYAVVYGYRFWTAIGLPGARFPFVVNCQVVLLGYTLICHFAVLFLHFLKGGCNGIGAWVFNSVLNGAILLLVLKFYVKVQLNYRKVGAVPEQEDGSSAAAHAGSPVSETKISTEKDH